One genomic segment of Drosophila melanogaster chromosome 3L includes these proteins:
- the CG17233 gene encoding uncharacterized protein, isoform H, protein MDPNSSPWSYAYNRIVPASAGSSGGTAEDFQHPHLATITAASIASFNAAAASGGSFVPPSPIGSYNPVFQQIYHHAAAASVQPKPAHYASSAVSTPHRQLQLPSSLDKQLSSFQNQAAVSAAAAAVVNNVASNYYGENSSSSGASPSPTTVALTSTSLTWNTPNMISNTFLAMQQQQAQQQQQQAQQQQQQAQQQQQQAQQQQLNLVADKVQQQQQTAAQQQQQQLHQQLQQEIAEADTEPDTYYTIDGRKVKVTRKDGQPYRATIVDQQDASPVPLAVPVPAGSYPVQYASPALSSADGSPITNLHAVDVVSTPQAQVIVYKTASPVQRRQEAGAGSSAAATPTTVAYSSVIQSTLQQQQQQQNLCWTKLEDNGAGQEDIKNVLQLQVKQEHRQLDFASEASSVDAGGGGENLVFNLPPGLEIKQTFYPASVVDGEQLQLQEHNQNQSQSSGRRQHVVANMIMSPSAGNLASQIQVVPKEEVKPPPKPAKTPRKRQPKKTLIPSSSDYGNVRSPQEPQHHQLQQQQQQQQQHNQQQQQQNTYYDFNSKWNAPLKTENNAASVSPAATINIPTYPQQSQQQQHQQQQAQQQQQQHLPQPAHLQSSQAQSHLTQLAQYYPAFPQPIASQYTACMQQQQQQQQQQQQQQQQQAAYTQQQHQQAYTQQQQQQAQQQRQEKSEATQQQEEEANAAAAAAAAAAASNKVIVPNIEEELDFLADATATPKQGYANSLSSNGRGTNSSTNNTNFGIRNPNKTPSPEPTNCPPNSHASNNGHGHSAVTPVAPSSTGASASTAYSPVAPKPVSVGTLIGEKKTQFMDSYLKFLQGERDDDPPPVVKPSRKLNYPRAPYKRKGKGSGSGDEPTTSQATQSAGDAVQAVDGLAGLVGDDGHRIKILSQTQILPKKRPHAQMVAAAAAAESAPSSSVIQQPGDQTSFRPYAQQQQQAQQQQQQSMSGQHFVQQHCAQLTAGAGQASANATANSNSTTPTPAPAPNPHHFINLLWPWQH, encoded by the exons ATGGATCCCAATTCCAGTCCCTGGTCATACGCCTACAACCGCATCGTGCCCGCCAGTGCCGGAAGCTCCGGCGGAACAGCAGAGGACTTCCAGCATCCACACCTGGCCACCATTACGGCAGCAAGCATCGCCAGCTTTAATGCGGCGGCCGCCAGTGGTGGCAGCTTTGTGCCTCCGTCACCGATTGGCAGCTACAACCCAGTATTCCAGCAGATCTACCACCATGCGGCGGCGGCCAGTGTCCAGCCTAAGCCCGCCCACTATGCCTCGTCAGCGGTGAGCACGCCGCACcgccagctgcagctgcccAGTTCGCTGGACAAGCAGCTCAGTTCGTTCCAGAACCAGGCGGCCGTGTCGGCGGCAGCGGCTGCTGTAGTCAACAATGTTGCCTCGAACTATTACGGGGAGAACTCCTCGTCGAGTGGAGCCTCACCATCGCCCACAACGGTGGCCCtgacgtcgacgtcgctgACCTGGAACACGCCGAACATGATATCGAACACCTTCCTGGccatgcaacagcagcaggcacagcagcaacagcagcaggcacaacagcagcaacaacaggcccaacagcaacagcagcaggcgcaacagcaacagctaaACCTGGTGGCCGACAAAGTG cagcagcaacaacagacagcggcgcagcagcaacagcagcagctccaccagcaactgcaacaggaGATCGCCGAGGCAGACACAGAACCGGACACCTATTACACCATTGATGGCCGGAAGGTCAAGGTGACGCGGAAGGATGGCCAGCCGTATCGGGCAACGATAGTAGACCAACAGGATGCCAGTCCGGTGCCGCTGGCAGTGCCAGTTCCGGCGGGATCCTATCCGGTGCAATATGCCAGTCCGGCGCTAAGCTCCGCAGATGGATCGCCCATCACGAATTTACATGCGGTGGACGTGGTCAGCACACCGCAGGCCCAGGTGATCGTCTACAAGACGGCATCCCCTGTGCAAAGGCGGCAAGAAGCGGGCGCTGGATCGTCTGCTGCTGCCACACCCACCACGGTGGCCTACTCATCTGTGATACAAAGCAccctgcagcaacagcagcagcagcagaacctCTGCTGGACGAAGCTGGAGGACAATGGAGCGGGGCAGGAGGACATTAAGAAcgtgctgcagctgcaggtgAAACAGGAACATCGGCAGCTCGATTTTGCCAGTGAGGCATCCTCAGTGGACGCCGGTGGTGGTGGCGAAAATCTAGTTTTCAACCTACCGCCCGGGCTGGAGATCAAGCAAACCTTCTATCCCGCGAGCGTGGTCGATGgggagcaactgcagctgcaggagCACAATCAAAACCAATCCCAGTCCTCCGGTCGGCGCCAGCACGTGGTGGCCAACATGATCATGTCGCCGTCGGCGGGCAACTTAGCGTCACAGATTCAAGTAGTGCCAAAg GAGGAGGTGAAGCCGCCGCCGAAACCAGCGAAGACTCCGCGCAAGCGCCAACCGAAGAAAACGCTTATCCCCAGTAGCAGCGACTACGGCAATGTGCGCAGTCCCCAGGAGCCGCAGCATCatcagttgcagcagcaacagcaacaacaacagcagcacaatcagcaacagcagcaacagaacaCGTACTACGACTTCAACAGCAAGTGGAATGCTCCGCTCAAGACGGAAAACAATGCGGCGTCCGTTTCGCCGGCGGCCACAATAAACATACCCACATATCCTCAGCAgagccaacagcagcagcaccagcagcagcaagcgcagcagcagcagcagcagcacttgccACAGCCGGCACACCTGCAGTCCTCGCAGGCCCAGTCACACTTGACCCAGTTGGCGCAATACTATCCAGCCTTCCCTCAGCCCATTGCCTCTCAGTACACTGCCTGtatgcagcaacagcaacaacagcagcagcaacaacaacaacagcagcaacagcaggcagCCTAtacgcagcagcaacaccagcaggcCTAcacacagcaacagcagcagcaggcgcagcagcagcgtcaGGAGAAGAGTGAAGCCACTCAACAGCAAGAGGAGGAGGCGAACGCggctgcagcggcggcagcagcagcagcggccaGCAACAAGGTCATCGTGCCTAACATCGAAGAGGAACTGGATTTTTTGGCGGATGCCACAGCAACACCGAAGCAGGGCTATGCCAACTCACTGTCCAGCAACGGGCGCGGGACCAACTCCTCCACAAATAACACGAACTTTGGCATACGTAATCCGAACAAGACTCCTTCCCCGGAGCCAACGAACTGTCCACCCAACTCGCATGCCTCCAACAATGGGCATGGTCATTCGGCGGTGACGCCCGTGGCGCCTTCAAGCACCGGAGCCAGTGCATCCACGGCGTACAGTCCTGTTGCTCCCAAGCCTGTGAGCGTGGGCACGCTAATTGGGGAGAAGAAGACTCAGTTTATGGACAGCTATCTGAAGTTTCTGCAGGGCGAGCGGGACGATGATCCGCCGCCGGTAGTGAAGCCATCGCGGAAGTTAAATTACCCACGAGCTCCGTACAAGCGGAAAGGCAAGGGTTCTGGGAGCGGAGATGAACCCACAACCTCACAGGCCACACAGTCAGCGGGGGACGCCGTCCAGGCAGTTGATGGACTGGCAGGACTCGTCGGTGATGATGGGCATCGTATCAAAATACTCTCGCAGACGCAAATACTCCCCAAGAAGCGTCCGCACGCCCAAATGGTGGCTGCTGCAGCCGCGGCGGAGTCGGCACCTTCGTCGTCGGTGATCCAGCAGCCCGGGGATCAAACCTCCTTCCGGCCAtacgcccagcagcagcaacaggcgcaacagcagcagcagcaatcgaTGAGCGGACAGCACTTTGTGCAGCAGCATTGCGCCCAACTGACAGCTGGAGCGGGTCAAG CCAGCGCGAATGCAACAGCGAATTCGAATTCAACAACGCCGACGCCAGCACCAGCGCCGAATCCTCATCACTTTATAAACCTGCTGTGGCCTTGGCAGCACTAG
- the CG17233 gene encoding uncharacterized protein, isoform G, which produces MDPNSSPWSYAYNRIVPASAGSSGGTAEDFQHPHLATITAASIASFNAAAASGGSFVPPSPIGSYNPVFQQIYHHAAAASVQPKPAHYASSAVSTPHRQLQLPSSLDKQLSSFQNQAAVSAAAAAVVNNVASNYYGENSSSSGASPSPTTVALTSTSLTWNTPNMISNTFLAMQQQQAQQQQQQAQQQQQQAQQQQQQAQQQQLNLVADKVQQQQQQTAAQQQQQQLHQQLQQEIAEADTEPDTYYTIDGRKVKVTRKDGQPYRATIVDQQDASPVPLAVPVPAGSYPVQYASPALSSADGSPITNLHAVDVVSTPQAQVIVYKTASPVQRRQEAGAGSSAAATPTTVAYSSVIQSTLQQQQQQQNLCWTKLEDNGAGQEDIKNVLQLQVKQEHRQLDFASEASSVDAGGGGENLVFNLPPGLEIKQTFYPASVVDGEQLQLQEHNQNQSQSSGRRQHVVANMIMSPSAGNLASQIQVVPKEEVKPPPKPAKTPRKRQPKKTLIPSSSDYGNVRSPQEPQHHQLQQQQQQQQQHNQQQQQQNTYYDFNSKWNAPLKTENNAASVSPAATINIPTYPQQSQQQQHQQQQAQQQQQQHLPQPAHLQSSQAQSHLTQLAQYYPAFPQPIASQYTACMQQQQQQQQQQQQQQQQQAAYTQQQHQQAYTQQQQQQAQQQRQEKSEATQQQEEEANAAAAAAAAAAASNKVIVPNIEEELDFLADATATPKQGYANSLSSNGRGTNSSTNNTNFGIRNPNKTPSPEPTNCPPNSHASNNGHGHSAVTPVAPSSTGASASTAYSPVAPKPVSVGTLIGEKKTQFMDSYLKFLQGERDDDPPPVVKPSRKLNYPRAPYKRKGKGSGSGDEPTTSQATQSAGDAVQAVDGLAGLVGDDGHRIKILSQTQILPKKRPHAQMVAAAAAAESAPSSSVIQQPGDQTSFRPYAQQQQQAQQQQQQSMSGQHFVQQHCAQLTAGAGQDPLSVPPRREQCSRKAKQSSMHAMLMNSSSVVGDGGVVGEPDEFTDSDTDPVWTPQEEDSDDGKGYGKRKLARRSKGTPRKNTYDHSSGLQQQPQQQQQHHQQLQQMQVNQQHHQQQQQVQQMAGGESTYNSQQNMSGVADVGYASASSGPAANSENFKTGDFIVLRSDLVNDWPTIWQVDSKCILQKYEPFRQNGKTFYRNMSKYASWNLETKKLYLKAPVRIQLHSHTETIVEFMRSELLADDTEQFIEKIMEDYLSYRDNFEIYIQTMISQALDPSFFSEITREKDDYFLGSVRVVDNIMENCKRKLLAITPWTRSTISSIETWPKCHVFSEWEQNNLTQKNCAGCHQPGIAVRFLLFGEPYNPNTMQTIPVDPRIVYEKDIVLCRICAARADLFHKIAHEKFNLFINCSQRVTEQQQQFPGKTSTEILNDLLAEHNWIDELFRNMRNCWAEVESLERQKRFREVMQ; this is translated from the exons ATGGATCCCAATTCCAGTCCCTGGTCATACGCCTACAACCGCATCGTGCCCGCCAGTGCCGGAAGCTCCGGCGGAACAGCAGAGGACTTCCAGCATCCACACCTGGCCACCATTACGGCAGCAAGCATCGCCAGCTTTAATGCGGCGGCCGCCAGTGGTGGCAGCTTTGTGCCTCCGTCACCGATTGGCAGCTACAACCCAGTATTCCAGCAGATCTACCACCATGCGGCGGCGGCCAGTGTCCAGCCTAAGCCCGCCCACTATGCCTCGTCAGCGGTGAGCACGCCGCACcgccagctgcagctgcccAGTTCGCTGGACAAGCAGCTCAGTTCGTTCCAGAACCAGGCGGCCGTGTCGGCGGCAGCGGCTGCTGTAGTCAACAATGTTGCCTCGAACTATTACGGGGAGAACTCCTCGTCGAGTGGAGCCTCACCATCGCCCACAACGGTGGCCCtgacgtcgacgtcgctgACCTGGAACACGCCGAACATGATATCGAACACCTTCCTGGccatgcaacagcagcaggcacagcagcaacagcagcaggcacaacagcagcaacaacaggcccaacagcaacagcagcaggcgcaacagcaacagctaaACCTGGTGGCCGACAAAGTG cagcagcagcaacaacagacagcggcgcagcagcaacagcagcagctccaccagcaactgcaacaggaGATCGCCGAGGCAGACACAGAACCGGACACCTATTACACCATTGATGGCCGGAAGGTCAAGGTGACGCGGAAGGATGGCCAGCCGTATCGGGCAACGATAGTAGACCAACAGGATGCCAGTCCGGTGCCGCTGGCAGTGCCAGTTCCGGCGGGATCCTATCCGGTGCAATATGCCAGTCCGGCGCTAAGCTCCGCAGATGGATCGCCCATCACGAATTTACATGCGGTGGACGTGGTCAGCACACCGCAGGCCCAGGTGATCGTCTACAAGACGGCATCCCCTGTGCAAAGGCGGCAAGAAGCGGGCGCTGGATCGTCTGCTGCTGCCACACCCACCACGGTGGCCTACTCATCTGTGATACAAAGCAccctgcagcaacagcagcagcagcagaacctCTGCTGGACGAAGCTGGAGGACAATGGAGCGGGGCAGGAGGACATTAAGAAcgtgctgcagctgcaggtgAAACAGGAACATCGGCAGCTCGATTTTGCCAGTGAGGCATCCTCAGTGGACGCCGGTGGTGGTGGCGAAAATCTAGTTTTCAACCTACCGCCCGGGCTGGAGATCAAGCAAACCTTCTATCCCGCGAGCGTGGTCGATGgggagcaactgcagctgcaggagCACAATCAAAACCAATCCCAGTCCTCCGGTCGGCGCCAGCACGTGGTGGCCAACATGATCATGTCGCCGTCGGCGGGCAACTTAGCGTCACAGATTCAAGTAGTGCCAAAg GAGGAGGTGAAGCCGCCGCCGAAACCAGCGAAGACTCCGCGCAAGCGCCAACCGAAGAAAACGCTTATCCCCAGTAGCAGCGACTACGGCAATGTGCGCAGTCCCCAGGAGCCGCAGCATCatcagttgcagcagcaacagcaacaacaacagcagcacaatcagcaacagcagcaacagaacaCGTACTACGACTTCAACAGCAAGTGGAATGCTCCGCTCAAGACGGAAAACAATGCGGCGTCCGTTTCGCCGGCGGCCACAATAAACATACCCACATATCCTCAGCAgagccaacagcagcagcaccagcagcagcaagcgcagcagcagcagcagcagcacttgccACAGCCGGCACACCTGCAGTCCTCGCAGGCCCAGTCACACTTGACCCAGTTGGCGCAATACTATCCAGCCTTCCCTCAGCCCATTGCCTCTCAGTACACTGCCTGtatgcagcaacagcaacaacagcagcagcaacaacaacaacagcagcaacagcaggcagCCTAtacgcagcagcaacaccagcaggcCTAcacacagcaacagcagcagcaggcgcagcagcagcgtcaGGAGAAGAGTGAAGCCACTCAACAGCAAGAGGAGGAGGCGAACGCggctgcagcggcggcagcagcagcagcggccaGCAACAAGGTCATCGTGCCTAACATCGAAGAGGAACTGGATTTTTTGGCGGATGCCACAGCAACACCGAAGCAGGGCTATGCCAACTCACTGTCCAGCAACGGGCGCGGGACCAACTCCTCCACAAATAACACGAACTTTGGCATACGTAATCCGAACAAGACTCCTTCCCCGGAGCCAACGAACTGTCCACCCAACTCGCATGCCTCCAACAATGGGCATGGTCATTCGGCGGTGACGCCCGTGGCGCCTTCAAGCACCGGAGCCAGTGCATCCACGGCGTACAGTCCTGTTGCTCCCAAGCCTGTGAGCGTGGGCACGCTAATTGGGGAGAAGAAGACTCAGTTTATGGACAGCTATCTGAAGTTTCTGCAGGGCGAGCGGGACGATGATCCGCCGCCGGTAGTGAAGCCATCGCGGAAGTTAAATTACCCACGAGCTCCGTACAAGCGGAAAGGCAAGGGTTCTGGGAGCGGAGATGAACCCACAACCTCACAGGCCACACAGTCAGCGGGGGACGCCGTCCAGGCAGTTGATGGACTGGCAGGACTCGTCGGTGATGATGGGCATCGTATCAAAATACTCTCGCAGACGCAAATACTCCCCAAGAAGCGTCCGCACGCCCAAATGGTGGCTGCTGCAGCCGCGGCGGAGTCGGCACCTTCGTCGTCGGTGATCCAGCAGCCCGGGGATCAAACCTCCTTCCGGCCAtacgcccagcagcagcaacaggcgcaacagcagcagcagcaatcgaTGAGCGGACAGCACTTTGTGCAGCAGCATTGCGCCCAACTGACAGCTGGAGCGGGTCAAG ACCCCTTGAGTGTGCCGCCGCGACGGGAGCAATGCTCCCGCAAGGCCAAGCAGAGCAGCATGCATGCCATGCTCATGAATTCCAGTTCTGTTGTCGGCGATGGTGGAGTAGTTGGCGAGCCGGATGAGTTCACCGACTCTGACACGGATCCTGTATGGACTCCGCAGGAGGAAGAC AGCGATGATGGAAAGGGCTATGGGAAACGAAAGTTGGCTCGCCGGTCGAAGGGCACTCCTCGCAAGAACACCTATGACCATTCCTCAGGCCTGCAACAAcagccacaacagcagcagcaacaccaccagcaactgcagcagatGCAGGTCAACCAGCaacatcaccagcagcagcaacaggtgcAGCAAATGGCGGGTGGCGAATCAACCTACAATTCGCAACAGAATATGTCCGGAGTGGCGGATGTGGGATATGCCAGCGCATCATCGGGCCCAGCTGCCAACTCGGAGAACTTTAAA ACGGGCGACTTCATAGTTTTGCGATCGGATCTCGTGAACGATTGGCCCACCATTTGGCAGGTGGACTCAAAGTGCATTTTGCAAAAGTACGAGCCATTCCGCCAAAACGGAAAGACCTTCTATCGCAACATGTCGAAG TACGCCTCTTGGAATCTCGAAACTAAGAAACTCTACCTCAAAGCACCGGTGCGCATTCAACTGCATTCACACACCGAAACGATTGTTGAGTTCATGCGATCAGAGTTGCTGGCCGACGATACGGAGCAGTTTATTGAAAAGATCATGGAGGACTACCTGTCCTACAGGGATAATTTTGAGATCTATATTCAGACTATGATCTCCCAGGCCCTCGATCCAAGCTTCTTCTCGGAAATAACGCGGGAAAAGG ACGACTACTTTTTGGGCAGTGTTCGCGTGGTAGACAATATCATGGAAAACTGCAAGCGTAAGCTGCTGGCCATCACTCCTTGGACACGGAGTACGATCTCCTCCATCGAGACGTGGCCCAAGTGCCATGTGTTCTCCGAATGGGAACAAAACAATCTTACCCAGAAAAATTGCGCCGGTTGCCACCAGCCAGGCATCGCTGTGCGCTTCCTCCTCTTCGGGGAGCCGTACAATCCGAACACCATGCAGACTATTCCCGTTGATCCGCGAATCGTCTATGAAAAG GATATTGTTCTATGCCGCATCTGTGCCGCTCGTGCAGATCTCTTCCACAAGATTGCACACGAAAAGTTCAATCTGTTCATAAACTGCTCGCAGCGAGTAaccgagcagcagcaacagttccCAGGAAAGACGTCAACAGAAATATTGAATGATCTGCTGGCCGAACACAACTGGATCGACGAG CTCTTCCGCAACATGCGCAACTGCTGGGCCGAGGTGGAGAGTCTGGAGAGGCAGAAGCGCTTCCGGGAGGTCATGCAGTAA
- the CG17233 gene encoding uncharacterized protein, isoform A, translated as MDPNSSPWSYAYNRIVPASAGSSGGTAEDFQHPHLATITAASIASFNAAAASGGSFVPPSPIGSYNPVFQQIYHHAAAASVQPKPAHYASSAVSTPHRQLQLPSSLDKQLSSFQNQAAVSAAAAAVVNNVASNYYGENSSSSGASPSPTTVALTSTSLTWNTPNMISNTFLAMQQQQAQQQQQQAQQQQQQAQQQQQQAQQQQLNLVADKVEEVKPPPKPAKTPRKRQPKKTLIPSSSDYGNVRSPQEPQHHQLQQQQQQQQQHNQQQQQQNTYYDFNSKWNAPLKTENNAASVSPAATINIPTYPQQSQQQQHQQQQAQQQQQQHLPQPAHLQSSQAQSHLTQLAQYYPAFPQPIASQYTACMQQQQQQQQQQQQQQQQQAAYTQQQHQQAYTQQQQQQAQQQRQEKSEATQQQEEEANAAAAAAAAAAASNKVIVPNIEEELDFLADATATPKQGYANSLSSNGRGTNSSTNNTNFGIRNPNKTPSPEPTNCPPNSHASNNGHGHSAVTPVAPSSTGASASTAYSPVAPKPVSVGTLIGEKKTQFMDSYLKFLQGERDDDPPPVVKPSRKLNYPRAPYKRKGKGSGSGDEPTTSQATQSAGDAVQAVDGLAGLVGDDGHRIKILSQTQILPKKRPHAQMVAAAAAAESAPSSSVIQQPGDQTSFRPYAQQQQQAQQQQQQSMSGQHFVQQHCAQLTAGAGQDPLSVPPRREQCSRKAKQSSMHAMLMNSSSVVGDGGVVGEPDEFTDSDTDPVWTPQEEDSDDGKGYGKRKLARRSKGTPRKNTYDHSSGLQQQPQQQQQHHQQLQQMQVNQQHHQQQQQVQQMAGGESTYNSQQNMSGVADVGYASASSGPAANSENFKTGDFIVLRSDLVNDWPTIWQVDSKCILQKYEPFRQNGKTFYRNMSKYASWNLETKKLYLKAPVRIQLHSHTETIVEFMRSELLADDTEQFIEKIMEDYLSYRDNFEIYIQTMISQALDPSFFSEITREKDDYFLGSVRVVDNIMENCKRKLLAITPWTRSTISSIETWPKCHVFSEWEQNNLTQKNCAGCHQPGIAVRFLLFGEPYNPNTMQTIPVDPRIVYEKDIVLCRICAARADLFHKIAHEKFNLFINCSQRVTEQQQQFPGKTSTEILNDLLAEHNWIDELFRNMRNCWAEVESLERQKRFREVMQ; from the exons ATGGATCCCAATTCCAGTCCCTGGTCATACGCCTACAACCGCATCGTGCCCGCCAGTGCCGGAAGCTCCGGCGGAACAGCAGAGGACTTCCAGCATCCACACCTGGCCACCATTACGGCAGCAAGCATCGCCAGCTTTAATGCGGCGGCCGCCAGTGGTGGCAGCTTTGTGCCTCCGTCACCGATTGGCAGCTACAACCCAGTATTCCAGCAGATCTACCACCATGCGGCGGCGGCCAGTGTCCAGCCTAAGCCCGCCCACTATGCCTCGTCAGCGGTGAGCACGCCGCACcgccagctgcagctgcccAGTTCGCTGGACAAGCAGCTCAGTTCGTTCCAGAACCAGGCGGCCGTGTCGGCGGCAGCGGCTGCTGTAGTCAACAATGTTGCCTCGAACTATTACGGGGAGAACTCCTCGTCGAGTGGAGCCTCACCATCGCCCACAACGGTGGCCCtgacgtcgacgtcgctgACCTGGAACACGCCGAACATGATATCGAACACCTTCCTGGccatgcaacagcagcaggcacagcagcaacagcagcaggcacaacagcagcaacaacaggcccaacagcaacagcagcaggcgcaacagcaacagctaaACCTGGTGGCCGACAAAGTG GAGGAGGTGAAGCCGCCGCCGAAACCAGCGAAGACTCCGCGCAAGCGCCAACCGAAGAAAACGCTTATCCCCAGTAGCAGCGACTACGGCAATGTGCGCAGTCCCCAGGAGCCGCAGCATCatcagttgcagcagcaacagcaacaacaacagcagcacaatcagcaacagcagcaacagaacaCGTACTACGACTTCAACAGCAAGTGGAATGCTCCGCTCAAGACGGAAAACAATGCGGCGTCCGTTTCGCCGGCGGCCACAATAAACATACCCACATATCCTCAGCAgagccaacagcagcagcaccagcagcagcaagcgcagcagcagcagcagcagcacttgccACAGCCGGCACACCTGCAGTCCTCGCAGGCCCAGTCACACTTGACCCAGTTGGCGCAATACTATCCAGCCTTCCCTCAGCCCATTGCCTCTCAGTACACTGCCTGtatgcagcaacagcaacaacagcagcagcaacaacaacaacagcagcaacagcaggcagCCTAtacgcagcagcaacaccagcaggcCTAcacacagcaacagcagcagcaggcgcagcagcagcgtcaGGAGAAGAGTGAAGCCACTCAACAGCAAGAGGAGGAGGCGAACGCggctgcagcggcggcagcagcagcagcggccaGCAACAAGGTCATCGTGCCTAACATCGAAGAGGAACTGGATTTTTTGGCGGATGCCACAGCAACACCGAAGCAGGGCTATGCCAACTCACTGTCCAGCAACGGGCGCGGGACCAACTCCTCCACAAATAACACGAACTTTGGCATACGTAATCCGAACAAGACTCCTTCCCCGGAGCCAACGAACTGTCCACCCAACTCGCATGCCTCCAACAATGGGCATGGTCATTCGGCGGTGACGCCCGTGGCGCCTTCAAGCACCGGAGCCAGTGCATCCACGGCGTACAGTCCTGTTGCTCCCAAGCCTGTGAGCGTGGGCACGCTAATTGGGGAGAAGAAGACTCAGTTTATGGACAGCTATCTGAAGTTTCTGCAGGGCGAGCGGGACGATGATCCGCCGCCGGTAGTGAAGCCATCGCGGAAGTTAAATTACCCACGAGCTCCGTACAAGCGGAAAGGCAAGGGTTCTGGGAGCGGAGATGAACCCACAACCTCACAGGCCACACAGTCAGCGGGGGACGCCGTCCAGGCAGTTGATGGACTGGCAGGACTCGTCGGTGATGATGGGCATCGTATCAAAATACTCTCGCAGACGCAAATACTCCCCAAGAAGCGTCCGCACGCCCAAATGGTGGCTGCTGCAGCCGCGGCGGAGTCGGCACCTTCGTCGTCGGTGATCCAGCAGCCCGGGGATCAAACCTCCTTCCGGCCAtacgcccagcagcagcaacaggcgcaacagcagcagcagcaatcgaTGAGCGGACAGCACTTTGTGCAGCAGCATTGCGCCCAACTGACAGCTGGAGCGGGTCAAG ACCCCTTGAGTGTGCCGCCGCGACGGGAGCAATGCTCCCGCAAGGCCAAGCAGAGCAGCATGCATGCCATGCTCATGAATTCCAGTTCTGTTGTCGGCGATGGTGGAGTAGTTGGCGAGCCGGATGAGTTCACCGACTCTGACACGGATCCTGTATGGACTCCGCAGGAGGAAGAC AGCGATGATGGAAAGGGCTATGGGAAACGAAAGTTGGCTCGCCGGTCGAAGGGCACTCCTCGCAAGAACACCTATGACCATTCCTCAGGCCTGCAACAAcagccacaacagcagcagcaacaccaccagcaactgcagcagatGCAGGTCAACCAGCaacatcaccagcagcagcaacaggtgcAGCAAATGGCGGGTGGCGAATCAACCTACAATTCGCAACAGAATATGTCCGGAGTGGCGGATGTGGGATATGCCAGCGCATCATCGGGCCCAGCTGCCAACTCGGAGAACTTTAAA ACGGGCGACTTCATAGTTTTGCGATCGGATCTCGTGAACGATTGGCCCACCATTTGGCAGGTGGACTCAAAGTGCATTTTGCAAAAGTACGAGCCATTCCGCCAAAACGGAAAGACCTTCTATCGCAACATGTCGAAG TACGCCTCTTGGAATCTCGAAACTAAGAAACTCTACCTCAAAGCACCGGTGCGCATTCAACTGCATTCACACACCGAAACGATTGTTGAGTTCATGCGATCAGAGTTGCTGGCCGACGATACGGAGCAGTTTATTGAAAAGATCATGGAGGACTACCTGTCCTACAGGGATAATTTTGAGATCTATATTCAGACTATGATCTCCCAGGCCCTCGATCCAAGCTTCTTCTCGGAAATAACGCGGGAAAAGG ACGACTACTTTTTGGGCAGTGTTCGCGTGGTAGACAATATCATGGAAAACTGCAAGCGTAAGCTGCTGGCCATCACTCCTTGGACACGGAGTACGATCTCCTCCATCGAGACGTGGCCCAAGTGCCATGTGTTCTCCGAATGGGAACAAAACAATCTTACCCAGAAAAATTGCGCCGGTTGCCACCAGCCAGGCATCGCTGTGCGCTTCCTCCTCTTCGGGGAGCCGTACAATCCGAACACCATGCAGACTATTCCCGTTGATCCGCGAATCGTCTATGAAAAG GATATTGTTCTATGCCGCATCTGTGCCGCTCGTGCAGATCTCTTCCACAAGATTGCACACGAAAAGTTCAATCTGTTCATAAACTGCTCGCAGCGAGTAaccgagcagcagcaacagttccCAGGAAAGACGTCAACAGAAATATTGAATGATCTGCTGGCCGAACACAACTGGATCGACGAG CTCTTCCGCAACATGCGCAACTGCTGGGCCGAGGTGGAGAGTCTGGAGAGGCAGAAGCGCTTCCGGGAGGTCATGCAGTAA